The Streptomyces seoulensis genome contains a region encoding:
- a CDS encoding 6-phosphogluconolactonase: protein MKVRVFPHATDVGRSAASVIADGIRQARRSGRDYLLGCPAGRSARTTYRSLAQLLSVEQIPLDHLHLVLMDSYVHTVGKSLCLPPGDAHWSAERFAAEEIVGPLNAAAPAGKGVAAHHVWLPDPSEPEEFDQRIRSAGGVDLFLLASGSTDGHVGFNPPGTDRGSVTRVVELAESTRRDNLATYPGFATFDDVPRHGVTVGISTIVENSRSAIMITLGQEKQTAFRRMSTADAFDPVWPASIVRECRQASLLADRAAAPSFQDRRAETQNP, encoded by the coding sequence GTGAAGGTGCGTGTTTTTCCGCATGCCACCGATGTCGGCCGGTCGGCGGCATCCGTCATCGCCGACGGAATACGACAGGCGAGACGGTCCGGACGGGATTATCTGCTCGGCTGTCCGGCCGGTCGCAGCGCCCGCACAACGTATCGATCACTCGCACAGCTTCTGTCGGTCGAACAGATTCCCTTGGATCATCTGCACCTCGTCCTGATGGATTCCTACGTGCATACCGTGGGGAAGTCCCTCTGCCTCCCTCCGGGGGACGCGCACTGGAGCGCCGAGCGTTTCGCGGCCGAGGAGATCGTCGGACCGCTCAATGCGGCGGCCCCGGCGGGGAAGGGCGTGGCGGCGCACCATGTGTGGCTGCCCGATCCGTCCGAACCGGAAGAGTTCGACCAGCGCATCCGGTCGGCCGGAGGCGTGGACCTCTTCCTCCTGGCGTCAGGCAGCACGGACGGGCATGTGGGGTTCAACCCGCCGGGGACCGACCGAGGCAGCGTCACTCGCGTCGTGGAGTTGGCCGAGTCCACCCGGCGAGACAACCTGGCGACCTATCCCGGCTTCGCCACGTTCGACGACGTCCCGAGACACGGCGTGACGGTCGGCATCTCCACCATCGTGGAGAACTCACGCAGCGCGATCATGATCACGCTCGGCCAGGAGAAGCAGACGGCGTTCCGTCGTATGTCCACGGCGGACGCCTTCGATCCGGTCTGGCCCGCCTCCATCGTCCGGGAGTGCCGACAGGCGTCCCTCCTGGCGGACCGGGCCGCCGCGCCGTCCTTCCAGGACCGCCGAGCGGAGACACAGAACCCTTGA
- a CDS encoding putative immunity protein, producing MSTSVVLSKQDLRAVTAFAAASAEGVLGIFEADRPDDPRPREAIGAAWAFARGGERGKSLRDTAWAALKAAKDAPTAAGREAARAAMAAAGAAYLHPLAKATQVKHILGAGAHAARAAELAAGDDRRVGADQLGRTVRRATPVVVDVLRRFPAAPDGGGRVGELIRVLDAGLRPPTRTG from the coding sequence ATGAGCACCTCGGTCGTCCTGAGCAAGCAGGACCTCCGTGCGGTCACCGCGTTCGCCGCGGCCTCCGCGGAGGGCGTGCTGGGCATCTTCGAGGCTGACCGGCCGGACGATCCGCGGCCCCGGGAGGCCATCGGTGCCGCGTGGGCCTTCGCTCGGGGCGGTGAGCGTGGGAAGTCCTTGCGGGACACGGCGTGGGCGGCCCTCAAGGCGGCCAAGGACGCGCCTACGGCGGCCGGGCGGGAGGCGGCGCGGGCCGCGATGGCCGCGGCCGGTGCCGCCTATCTGCATCCGCTGGCCAAGGCCACCCAGGTCAAGCACATTCTCGGGGCCGGCGCCCATGCGGCCAGGGCGGCCGAGCTCGCCGCCGGTGACGACCGGCGCGTCGGTGCCGATCAGCTCGGACGGACGGTGCGTCGGGCCACACCGGTCGTCGTCGACGTGCTCAGGCGGTTCCCGGCCGCGCCGGACGGCGGCGGACGGGTGGGCGAGTTGATCCGCGTGCTGGACGCCGGCCTGCGCCCGCCCACCCGCACCGGGTAG
- a CDS encoding inositol monophosphatase family protein produces the protein MQSAALAVVHRISEKLRPLLQDPAEVEKLGPVVADKGDEHTAHEVDVSAEAILFETLDEIGYRGTVYSEERGLVVLGDEERLLVCDPYCNTTLTFRGFRESAVAAYEHAADGTFVAGAIADLQVRRILHAEAGGKTQTLWPPAPDAQRAAGVSDVQEVKDAFIVVSLLKAKRRASSPPRLLADAGMVTTIDGAITAARLGFGEIDGFVDDVVGQPFYEALAYQMVEQAGGTVTDGRGEPVDFPGIARSLARGVVRRQSVVAASTAALHREIMTRLDRPTA, from the coding sequence ATGCAAAGCGCCGCACTTGCCGTCGTCCACCGGATCTCCGAGAAGCTGCGTCCCCTGCTGCAGGATCCGGCAGAGGTGGAGAAGCTCGGCCCGGTCGTAGCCGACAAGGGGGACGAGCACACCGCGCACGAGGTGGATGTGAGCGCCGAGGCCATTCTCTTCGAGACTCTCGACGAGATCGGCTACCGGGGCACCGTCTACTCGGAAGAACGCGGCCTGGTCGTCCTCGGCGACGAGGAAAGACTCCTCGTCTGCGATCCGTACTGCAACACCACCCTGACGTTCCGCGGATTCCGGGAATCCGCCGTCGCGGCCTACGAGCACGCGGCCGACGGGACATTCGTCGCGGGTGCGATCGCGGACCTCCAGGTGCGTCGCATCCTCCACGCGGAAGCCGGCGGGAAGACGCAGACTCTCTGGCCGCCTGCCCCGGACGCCCAGCGGGCCGCAGGGGTTTCCGATGTGCAGGAGGTCAAGGACGCGTTCATCGTCGTCTCACTCCTGAAGGCGAAGCGACGTGCGTCCTCGCCCCCTCGCCTGCTCGCCGACGCCGGCATGGTGACGACCATCGACGGCGCCATCACCGCGGCCAGGCTCGGCTTCGGCGAGATCGACGGATTCGTGGACGACGTCGTGGGCCAGCCCTTCTACGAAGCACTGGCCTATCAGATGGTCGAGCAGGCAGGAGGCACCGTCACCGACGGCCGCGGAGAGCCGGTCGACTTTCCCGGTATCGCCCGTTCCCTCGCCCGAGGCGTGGTCCGACGGCAGTCCGTCGTGGCCGCCTCGACCGCCGCCCTCCACCGGGAGATCATGACCCGTCTGGACCGGCCCACGGCCTGA
- a CDS encoding MHYT domain-containing protein produces MQGTADGFDYGALTPLAAFLMACLGAALGLRCVVRTVHLDKGRKAAWLALGAASLGCGIWSMHFIAMMGFRAPDASITDDAPLTLLSLLVAIVVVSVGMFIVGYRGVAPMTLATAGIITGLGVAVMHYLGMAAMRLNGDIAYDDLTVTLSVLIAVAAATAALWAAVSIRGFLPALGASLVMGVAVTGMHYTGMAAVTVHVHSAGHAYGGESAASLVLPMLLGPAVFLLLAAVVVMFDPLLVAGDEREGSRRARAAF; encoded by the coding sequence ATGCAAGGCACGGCCGACGGATTCGACTACGGAGCGCTCACACCGTTGGCCGCCTTTCTCATGGCCTGCCTCGGCGCCGCCCTGGGGCTGCGCTGCGTGGTCCGCACCGTGCACCTGGACAAGGGGCGCAAGGCGGCGTGGCTCGCGCTCGGCGCGGCCTCGCTGGGCTGCGGCATCTGGAGCATGCACTTCATCGCCATGATGGGCTTCCGCGCCCCGGACGCGTCCATCACCGACGATGCCCCGCTGACCCTGCTCAGCCTGCTGGTGGCGATCGTCGTCGTCAGCGTCGGCATGTTCATCGTCGGCTACCGGGGTGTGGCCCCGATGACCCTGGCCACGGCCGGGATCATCACGGGCCTCGGCGTCGCCGTCATGCACTACCTGGGCATGGCGGCCATGCGCCTCAACGGCGACATCGCCTACGACGACCTCACGGTCACCCTGTCCGTGCTCATCGCCGTGGCCGCCGCCACCGCGGCGCTCTGGGCCGCCGTGTCCATCCGGGGCTTCCTCCCCGCGCTCGGCGCCAGTCTCGTCATGGGCGTCGCGGTGACCGGCATGCACTACACCGGCATGGCCGCCGTCACCGTCCACGTCCACTCCGCTGGCCACGCCTACGGAGGCGAGTCCGCCGCCTCCCTGGTCCTGCCGATGCTCCTCGGCCCGGCCGTCTTCCTGCTCCTCGCCGCGGTCGTCGTCATGTTCGACCCCCTGCTGGTCGCGGGCGACGAGCGGGAGGGATCCCGGCGGGCGCGCGCGGCGTTCTGA
- a CDS encoding NAD+ synthase has translation MPQLRLALNQIDARVGDIAGNTESVLRLARRSAEAGAHLVAFPEMVLTGYPVEDLALRSSFVEASRTAVRTLAARLAEEGLGEVPVVVGYLDRSATAQPRYGQPAGAPQNAAAVLHRGEVALTFAKHHLPNYGVFDEFRYFVPGDTMPVIRVHGVDVALAICEDLWQDGGRVPAARSAHAGLLLSVNASPYERDKDDTRLELVRKRAQEAGCTTAYLAMTGGQDELVFDGDSIVVGADGEVIARAPQFEETCLLLDLDLPAADTEAPTGVVDDGLRIDRVILSEDPLPAYEPEFTGGRAKWLDDDAEVYGALVTGLRAYVAKNGFRSVLIGLSGGIDSALVAAIACDAVGPENVYGISMPSKYSSEHSRGDAAELARRTGLNFRTVSIEPMFDAYMGALGLTGLAEENLQSRLRGTLLMAVSNQEGHIVLAPGNKSELAVGYSTLYGDSVGAYGPIKDVYKSSVFRLARYRNRAAEERGETPPIPENSISKPPSAELRPGQVDTDSLPDYPVLDAILDRYVDHDQGADAIVAAGFDPDLVVRILRMVDTAEYKRRQYPPGTKISAKGFGKDRRLPITNGWRERA, from the coding sequence GTGCCTCAACTTCGTCTCGCCCTGAATCAGATCGATGCCCGGGTCGGCGACATCGCCGGCAACACCGAGTCGGTCCTCCGCCTGGCCCGGCGGTCGGCCGAGGCGGGAGCGCATCTGGTCGCGTTCCCGGAGATGGTGCTGACCGGGTATCCCGTGGAGGACCTCGCCCTGCGCTCCTCCTTCGTCGAAGCCTCCCGCACGGCCGTGCGCACGCTGGCCGCCCGGCTGGCCGAGGAGGGGCTCGGCGAGGTGCCGGTGGTCGTGGGCTACCTCGACCGCTCGGCGACCGCGCAGCCCCGGTACGGCCAGCCGGCCGGTGCCCCGCAGAACGCGGCGGCGGTGCTGCACCGGGGCGAGGTGGCCCTCACCTTCGCCAAGCACCACCTGCCGAACTACGGCGTCTTCGACGAGTTCCGCTACTTCGTACCCGGCGACACCATGCCGGTGATCCGGGTGCACGGGGTCGACGTGGCGCTCGCCATCTGCGAGGACCTCTGGCAGGACGGCGGCCGCGTCCCCGCCGCCCGCTCGGCCCACGCGGGCCTGCTGCTCTCGGTGAACGCCTCGCCGTACGAGCGGGACAAGGACGACACCCGCCTGGAGCTGGTCCGCAAGCGCGCCCAGGAGGCGGGCTGCACCACCGCCTACCTCGCCATGACCGGCGGCCAGGACGAACTGGTCTTCGACGGCGACTCGATCGTGGTCGGCGCGGACGGCGAGGTGATCGCGCGGGCGCCGCAGTTCGAGGAGACCTGCCTGCTGCTGGACCTGGACCTGCCCGCCGCCGACACGGAGGCGCCCACCGGCGTGGTCGACGACGGTCTGCGCATCGACCGGGTGATCCTCTCCGAGGACCCGCTGCCGGCTTACGAACCGGAGTTCACCGGCGGCCGCGCGAAGTGGCTGGACGACGACGCGGAGGTCTACGGAGCCCTGGTGACGGGCCTGCGGGCCTACGTGGCCAAGAACGGCTTCCGCTCGGTGCTGATCGGTCTGTCCGGCGGCATCGACTCGGCGCTGGTGGCCGCGATCGCGTGCGACGCGGTGGGGCCGGAGAACGTGTACGGCATCTCGATGCCGTCGAAGTACTCCTCCGAGCACTCCCGGGGCGACGCGGCCGAGCTGGCCCGGCGCACCGGGCTGAACTTCCGCACGGTGTCGATCGAGCCGATGTTCGACGCGTACATGGGCGCGCTGGGCCTGACCGGGCTCGCGGAGGAGAACCTCCAGTCGCGGCTGCGCGGCACGCTGCTGATGGCGGTGTCCAACCAGGAGGGCCACATCGTGCTGGCGCCGGGCAACAAGTCCGAGCTGGCGGTGGGCTATTCGACGCTGTACGGCGACTCGGTGGGCGCGTACGGCCCGATCAAGGACGTGTACAAGTCCTCGGTGTTCCGGCTGGCCCGGTACCGCAACCGCGCCGCCGAGGAGCGGGGCGAGACCCCGCCGATCCCGGAGAACTCGATCAGCAAGCCGCCGAGCGCGGAGCTGCGCCCGGGCCAGGTCGACACCGACTCGCTGCCGGACTACCCGGTGCTGGACGCGATCCTCGACCGGTACGTGGACCACGACCAGGGTGCCGACGCGATCGTGGCCGCGGGCTTCGACCCTGACCTGGTCGTCAGGATCCTCCGCATGGTCGACACCGCCGAGTACAAGCGCCGCCAGTACCCGCCGGGCACCAAGATCTCCGCCAAGGGCTTCGGCAAGGACCGCCGCCTGCCCATCACCAACGGGTGGCGGGAGAGGGCGTAG
- a CDS encoding S53 family peptidase: MRSNRAKTRAGVSMAATLPMIAGALALGIPAAHADGPARNTLTGTRPLWATAKADKGAAADSARVDARVYLAGRDAAGLAAYAKAVSDPASPLYGKHLGAKQAQARFGATKAQVAAVKSWLKSAGLTVTGVTAHYVSVSGDVAAAEKAFGTQLHNYTKGARTYRAPAKTASAPASLEGAVLTVTGLDNAPHKAKHDSQLPPPEAVFKNAGPFSSYFGSNIASSLPGAYGHKIPYAVKGYTGKQLRAAYGAGKYTGKHVRVAITDAYASPTIAFDAGTYAKKNGDAAWKTGQLHQVLPKKYTHTGADECGAAGWYGEETLDVEAVHAVAPNADVTYVGAASCLDDDLLDSLSKVVDNHLADIVSNSWGDIEANQTPDLAAAYDQVFQFGAVEGIGFYFSSGDDGDEVAGTATDTEPGVKQVDTPANSAWVTAVGGTSLAVGKGDKYQWETGWGTEKATLSADGKSWDAFPGAFTSGAGGGTSKTVPQPYYQQGIVPKKLATANNKAGNRVVPDIAAIADPNTGFLVGQSQTFPDGSQRYSEYRIGGTSLAAPVIAAVQALAQEARGGKAIGFANPSIYQRYGKTGVFHDVTDNPTGSGLAVARTDFVNGLDASGGLAVSVRSLGKDSSLHAVKGYDDVTGVGSPANGYVQSYKGH; encoded by the coding sequence ATGAGATCCAATCGCGCCAAGACGCGCGCCGGTGTGAGCATGGCGGCGACGCTGCCGATGATCGCCGGGGCGCTGGCGCTCGGCATACCCGCGGCCCACGCGGACGGCCCGGCGCGCAACACGCTGACCGGCACCCGGCCGCTGTGGGCCACGGCGAAGGCGGACAAGGGCGCCGCCGCCGACAGCGCCCGCGTCGACGCCCGCGTCTACCTGGCCGGGCGGGACGCGGCCGGGCTGGCGGCCTACGCCAAGGCCGTCTCCGACCCGGCCTCGCCGCTGTACGGCAAGCACCTCGGCGCCAAGCAGGCGCAGGCCCGCTTCGGGGCCACCAAGGCCCAGGTGGCCGCCGTCAAGTCCTGGCTGAAGTCGGCCGGTCTGACGGTCACCGGGGTCACCGCGCACTACGTCTCCGTCTCCGGTGACGTGGCCGCCGCCGAGAAGGCGTTCGGCACCCAGCTCCACAACTACACCAAGGGCGCCCGGACTTACCGTGCCCCGGCGAAGACCGCGTCCGCGCCCGCGTCCCTCGAGGGCGCCGTGCTCACCGTGACCGGCCTGGACAACGCGCCGCACAAGGCCAAGCACGACAGCCAACTGCCGCCGCCGGAAGCGGTGTTCAAGAACGCCGGTCCGTTCTCGAGCTACTTCGGCTCGAACATAGCGAGCAGCCTGCCGGGCGCGTACGGCCACAAGATCCCGTACGCGGTCAAGGGCTACACCGGCAAGCAGCTCCGCGCGGCCTACGGCGCGGGCAAGTACACCGGCAAGCACGTGCGCGTCGCCATCACGGACGCGTACGCCTCGCCGACCATCGCCTTCGACGCGGGCACCTACGCCAAGAAGAACGGCGACGCGGCGTGGAAGACCGGCCAGCTCCACCAGGTGCTGCCGAAGAAGTACACGCACACCGGGGCCGACGAGTGCGGGGCGGCCGGCTGGTACGGCGAGGAGACCCTCGACGTCGAGGCCGTGCACGCCGTGGCGCCGAACGCGGACGTCACCTACGTGGGCGCCGCGTCCTGCCTCGACGACGACCTGCTGGACTCGCTCAGCAAGGTCGTCGACAACCACCTGGCCGACATCGTCTCCAACTCCTGGGGCGACATCGAGGCCAACCAGACGCCGGACCTGGCCGCCGCCTACGACCAGGTGTTCCAGTTCGGCGCGGTGGAGGGCATCGGCTTCTACTTCTCCTCCGGCGACGACGGTGACGAGGTGGCCGGCACCGCCACGGACACCGAGCCGGGCGTGAAGCAGGTCGACACCCCCGCCAACTCGGCCTGGGTGACGGCGGTCGGCGGTACCTCGCTGGCGGTCGGCAAGGGCGACAAGTACCAGTGGGAGACCGGCTGGGGCACCGAGAAGGCCACCCTGTCGGCCGACGGCAAGAGCTGGGACGCCTTCCCCGGCGCCTTCACCTCGGGCGCGGGCGGCGGCACCAGTAAGACCGTGCCGCAGCCGTACTACCAGCAGGGCATCGTCCCGAAGAAGCTGGCCACGGCCAACAACAAGGCCGGCAACCGCGTCGTCCCGGACATCGCGGCCATCGCCGACCCGAACACCGGCTTCCTGGTCGGCCAGAGCCAGACCTTCCCGGACGGGTCCCAGCGCTACAGCGAGTACCGCATCGGCGGCACCTCGCTGGCCGCGCCGGTGATCGCGGCCGTGCAGGCGCTGGCCCAGGAGGCGCGCGGCGGCAAGGCGATCGGCTTCGCCAACCCGTCGATCTACCAGCGGTACGGCAAGACGGGCGTCTTCCACGACGTCACCGACAACCCGACCGGCTCCGGCCTGGCGGTGGCCCGTACCGACTTCGTGAACGGTCTGGACGCCTCCGGCGGCCTGGCCGTCTCGGTCCGCAGCCTCGGCAAGGACAGTTCGCTGCACGCGGTCAAGGGCTACGACGACGTGACCGGCGTGGGCTCGCCCGCGAACGGCTACGTGCAGTCGTACAAGGGCCACTGA
- a CDS encoding DUF305 domain-containing protein, with product MRRGYAGAAAGAAVLAVLAAGAGGYAAGGDGDSVAVRVPGAESADAGFARDMAVHHQQAVEMSYLVRDRTGDEEVRRLAYDIAQTQANQRGMLLGWLDLWGLPKVSAKPPMTWMGMGDMPPGQDGALMPGMATNSDLRKLGSLEGRAAEVFYLQLMTEHHKGGVHMAEGCVARCAVGPERRLAQGMVDAQRSEIRLMADMLKKRGAHARS from the coding sequence GTGAGGCGCGGTTACGCTGGGGCGGCGGCCGGTGCCGCCGTCCTGGCCGTCCTCGCGGCGGGGGCCGGGGGTTACGCGGCCGGCGGGGACGGTGACTCCGTCGCCGTACGGGTGCCGGGCGCGGAGTCGGCCGACGCGGGGTTCGCCCGGGACATGGCCGTGCACCATCAGCAGGCCGTGGAGATGTCGTACCTCGTGCGGGACCGGACCGGCGACGAGGAGGTGCGGCGGCTCGCGTACGACATCGCGCAGACCCAGGCCAACCAGCGCGGGATGCTGCTGGGCTGGCTGGATCTGTGGGGGCTGCCGAAGGTGTCCGCGAAGCCGCCGATGACCTGGATGGGCATGGGTGACATGCCGCCGGGGCAGGACGGCGCGCTGATGCCGGGCATGGCGACCAACTCCGATCTGCGCAAGCTGGGTTCGCTCGAGGGGCGTGCGGCGGAGGTGTTCTACCTCCAGCTCATGACGGAGCACCACAAGGGCGGGGTGCACATGGCCGAGGGGTGCGTGGCCCGCTGTGCGGTGGGGCCCGAGAGGCGGCTCGCGCAGGGGATGGTCGACGCCCAGCGGTCCGAGATCCGGCTGATGGCGGACATGCTCAAGAAGCGGGGAGCACACGCCCGTTCGTGA
- a CDS encoding DUF3105 domain-containing protein, with product MGTDQHSPASARAARIEEMRRAERARGRRNRVLAIAASVVVVAGLVVGGVVLVRSQSDSGKEGKEKDTAASGDAKGGSGHFTTGADGVRTWSGKLSRTHVTAKVTYPMHPPVGGNHNPVWLNCNGDVYKEPVRDENAVHALEHGAVWVTYTGKAEKADVDALAAKVKRTPYSLMSPYADQDAPLVLSAWGHQVSVKSASDPEVDKFFAAYVQGKQTPEPGASCTGGVMK from the coding sequence ATGGGTACCGACCAGCACAGCCCCGCCTCCGCGCGCGCCGCGCGCATAGAGGAGATGCGGCGCGCCGAGCGTGCCCGAGGGCGCCGGAACCGGGTGCTGGCCATCGCCGCGAGCGTGGTGGTCGTCGCCGGGCTGGTCGTGGGCGGGGTGGTGCTGGTGCGCTCCCAGTCGGACTCGGGCAAGGAGGGCAAGGAGAAGGACACCGCCGCGAGCGGCGACGCCAAGGGCGGCTCCGGCCACTTCACCACCGGCGCGGACGGGGTGCGCACCTGGTCCGGCAAGCTGTCGCGGACCCATGTCACCGCCAAGGTGACGTACCCGATGCATCCGCCGGTCGGCGGGAACCACAACCCGGTGTGGCTCAACTGCAACGGCGACGTCTACAAGGAGCCGGTGCGCGACGAGAACGCGGTGCACGCGCTGGAGCACGGCGCGGTCTGGGTGACGTACACCGGCAAGGCGGAGAAGGCGGACGTGGACGCGCTCGCGGCGAAGGTGAAGCGGACGCCGTACTCGCTGATGAGCCCGTACGCGGACCAGGACGCGCCGCTGGTGCTGTCGGCCTGGGGGCATCAGGTGAGCGTGAAGAGCGCCTCCGATCCCGAGGTGGACAAGTTCTTCGCCGCCTATGTGCAGGGCAAGCAGACCCCGGAGCCGGGCGCCTCCTGCACCGGCGGGGTCATGAAGTGA
- a CDS encoding MFS transporter — MPLALLALAVGAFGIGTTEFVMMGLLPDVADDLHISIPTAGHLVSAYALGVVIGAPLLAAVTARMSRRTVLIGLMALFVAGNALSALAPGYESLLAARFLSGLPHGAFFGVGAVVATGMVAPERKARSVSLMFLGLTVANVAGVPVATLMGQNLGWRATFLGVSAIGLAAIAALALLIPRDHTHATAAGLRHELAALRSVPVWLALGTTVAGFGALFAAYSYVTPMLTESAGFAPASVTLLLALFGVGATAGNLLGGRLADHAMRGTLFGGLAALGVVLALFPLLMRAEWSAALGVTLLGMAAFVTGSPLQLMVMEKAAAAPSLASSANQAAFNLANAGGAWIGGLALAAGFGATSPALAGAALAVLGLGVAGVAFGVDRRRAALPQGEAAPGRLVAAHVPDQQEHSRR; from the coding sequence ATGCCCCTGGCCCTGCTCGCCCTTGCCGTGGGCGCCTTCGGCATCGGTACCACCGAGTTCGTGATGATGGGGCTGCTGCCCGATGTCGCGGACGACCTGCACATCTCGATCCCGACCGCCGGACACCTGGTCTCGGCGTACGCGCTGGGCGTCGTCATCGGTGCCCCGCTGCTGGCCGCCGTCACCGCGCGGATGTCCCGCCGCACGGTGCTGATCGGCCTGATGGCCCTGTTCGTCGCGGGCAACGCGCTCTCCGCGCTCGCCCCCGGCTACGAGTCCCTGCTCGCCGCCCGCTTCCTGAGCGGCCTGCCGCACGGCGCCTTCTTCGGCGTCGGCGCGGTCGTCGCCACCGGCATGGTCGCGCCGGAGCGCAAGGCCCGCTCGGTCTCCCTGATGTTCCTCGGGCTGACCGTCGCCAACGTCGCGGGCGTGCCCGTGGCCACGCTGATGGGCCAGAACCTGGGCTGGCGGGCCACCTTCCTCGGGGTCAGCGCCATCGGCCTGGCCGCGATAGCCGCGCTCGCCCTGCTCATACCGCGCGACCACACCCACGCCACCGCGGCCGGGCTGCGCCACGAGCTGGCCGCGCTGAGGTCCGTGCCGGTCTGGCTGGCGCTCGGTACGACGGTCGCGGGCTTCGGCGCGCTGTTCGCCGCGTACAGCTACGTCACCCCGATGCTGACCGAGTCCGCCGGGTTCGCCCCGGCCAGCGTGACGCTGCTGCTCGCGCTGTTCGGTGTCGGCGCCACCGCGGGCAACCTGCTCGGCGGGCGGCTCGCCGACCACGCGATGCGGGGCACGCTCTTCGGCGGCCTCGCCGCGCTCGGCGTCGTCCTCGCGCTGTTCCCGCTGCTGATGCGCGCCGAGTGGAGCGCGGCGCTCGGGGTGACCCTGCTCGGCATGGCCGCGTTCGTCACCGGCTCGCCGCTGCAGCTCATGGTGATGGAGAAGGCCGCCGCGGCCCCCTCCCTCGCCTCCTCCGCCAACCAGGCGGCCTTCAACCTGGCCAACGCGGGCGGCGCCTGGATCGGCGGCCTCGCCCTGGCGGCTGGCTTCGGCGCGACCTCCCCGGCCCTGGCCGGCGCCGCCCTCGCGGTCCTCGGCCTCGGCGTCGCGGGCGTCGCGTTCGGCGTGGACCGCCGCCGCGCGGCCCTCCCGCAGGGCGAGGCGGCGCCGGGCCGGCTCGTCGCCGCGCACGTCCCTGACCAGCAGGAACATTCGCGCCGCTGA
- a CDS encoding glutamine synthetase family protein encodes MDKQQEFVLRTLEERDIRFVRLWFTDVLGFLKSVAVAPAELEQAFDEGIGFDGSAIEGFARVYESDMIAKPDPSTFQVLPWRAEAPGTARMFCDILMPDGSPSFADPRYVLKRALARTSDLGFTFYTHPEIEFFLLKNKPTDGSRPTPADNSGYFDHTPQNVGMDFRRQAITMLESMGISVEFSHHEGGPGQQEIDLRYADALSTADNIMTFRLVMKQVALEQGVQATFMPKPFSEFPGSGMHTHLSLFEGDRNAFYESGSEYQLSKVGRSFIAGLLRHAAEISAVTNQWVNSYKRIWGGSERTAGAGGEAPSYICWGHNNRSALVRVPMYKPGKTGSARVEVRSLDSGANPYLAYAVLLAAGLKGIEEGYELPPGAEDDVWALSDAERRAMGIEPLPQNLGEALTLMERSDLVAETLGEHVFDFFLRNKRQEWEEYRSEVTAFELRKNLPVL; translated from the coding sequence ATGGACAAGCAGCAGGAGTTCGTGCTCCGGACCTTGGAGGAGCGCGACATCCGGTTCGTACGCCTGTGGTTCACGGACGTGCTGGGCTTCCTCAAGTCCGTCGCCGTGGCCCCCGCCGAGCTGGAGCAGGCGTTCGACGAGGGCATCGGCTTCGACGGCTCGGCCATCGAGGGCTTCGCCCGCGTCTACGAGTCCGACATGATCGCCAAGCCGGACCCGTCCACGTTCCAGGTCCTGCCCTGGCGCGCCGAGGCCCCCGGCACGGCCCGCATGTTCTGCGACATCCTGATGCCGGACGGCTCCCCGTCCTTCGCCGACCCGCGCTACGTCCTCAAGCGGGCGCTGGCCCGCACCTCCGACCTGGGCTTCACCTTCTACACCCACCCGGAGATCGAGTTCTTCCTGCTGAAGAACAAGCCGACGGACGGCAGCCGCCCGACCCCGGCCGACAACTCCGGCTACTTCGACCACACCCCGCAGAACGTCGGCATGGACTTCCGCCGCCAGGCGATCACCATGCTGGAGTCGATGGGCATCTCGGTGGAGTTCTCCCACCACGAGGGCGGCCCCGGCCAGCAGGAGATCGACCTGCGCTACGCCGACGCCCTCTCCACGGCGGACAACATCATGACGTTCCGCCTGGTCATGAAGCAGGTCGCGCTGGAGCAGGGGGTCCAGGCGACCTTCATGCCGAAGCCGTTCTCGGAGTTCCCCGGCTCGGGCATGCACACCCACCTGTCCCTCTTCGAGGGCGACCGGAACGCGTTCTACGAGTCCGGCTCGGAGTACCAGCTCTCCAAGGTCGGCCGCTCCTTCATCGCGGGCCTGCTGCGGCACGCGGCGGAGATCTCGGCGGTCACCAACCAGTGGGTGAACTCCTACAAGCGCATCTGGGGCGGCTCGGAGCGCACGGCCGGCGCGGGCGGCGAGGCCCCCTCCTACATCTGCTGGGGCCACAACAACCGCTCGGCCCTGGTCCGGGTCCCGATGTACAAGCCCGGCAAGACCGGCTCGGCGCGGGTGGAGGTCCGCTCCCTGGACTCGGGCGCCAACCCGTACCTCGCCTACGCCGTCCTCCTGGCCGCCGGCCTGAAGGGCATCGAGGAGGGCTACGAGCTCCCGCCGGGCGCCGAGGACGACGTCTGGGCCCTCTCCGACGCGGAACGCCGAGCCATGGGCATCGAACCCCTCCCCCAGAACCTGGGCGAGGCCCTGACCCTCATGGAGCGCAGCGACCTGGTGGCCGAGACCCTGGGCGAGCACGTCTTCGACTTCTTCCTGCGGAACAAGCGGCAGGAGTGGGAGGAGTACAGGTCGGAGGTCACGGCCTTCGAACTCCGCAAGAACCTTCCGGTGCTGTAG